The DNA sequence ACGATGGTGAATGAATCTGGTCGGACGTCCCTAGCAATCTGCATCTCCACAAAAAGGTTGAGTGCTTTTTGTGCATTTCCATTCTGGGTATAACCTGTGATCACAGAATTCCAAGAAACTACATTTTTATTAGGCATCTCATCGAAGACCCGACGAGCAGAATTGACAAACCCACATTTTGCATATGTGTCAATCAACGCAGTTGAGACAAATATATCTGACTCAAAGCCACACTTAATCAAGAAACTGTGAATCTGAATTGATCCTCCAGAACAAGAGAAGCTTGGAAGGATGGTAGCCATAGTAAAGGAATTGGGTTTAATTCCCACAATCCTCATGTCATGGAATGTTTTAATCGCTTGGTCGAATCGATTATGTTGAGTTGATGCCCATACAACTGCTGTCCACGACACGATGTTTCTTTGGGGCATTTCATCGAACAGGTAgtgcattgattcaagtagaCCAAAGCGGCCATAGAAGAGTATAAGGCTGTTGGTAACAAAGAGAGTGGAATCAAACCCAGTTCTAATGGCATGGTTATGGACTATTAGTCCAGTGGTTGGGTCATTGAGTTGAGATGCAGCTTTGAGAATGTGTGGGAAAGTGGAGTTATCAGGCTTGAAGCCATGATGGTTCCAAAGGTTGGCATATAATTGCAGGGCTTTAATATAATGGCCACTATGAACTAGTTCTTGGATTGAGGAAGAGTTGTTGTTGGTGGGTTGCCTTCTATAGAGTTGGGAGTGGAATGGAAGGATACCATACATTGGGCTACAGTTTGGATAAGTGAAAGATGGGTGTTTTCTTCTGAACATAACCATGATAATTAAGAACGTTACCTAGCCATGTTCAAACAGTAGGATTAAGCGAAAACCACCTGGCAGGGCAGactccacagagagagagagagagagagagagagagagagagagaacaagtaTTTTGGCTGGGCAGGGTCGGGGTTTAGCTGGGTTTTCTGTTGAGAGATGAGACTTGACCGGCTGGCTCCGGTCTGTGGTGGTTAGTTGTAGTCTTCTTTTCCTCCCTTCTCTGTTGTTTCCAAGTGACAATGATGATTGATATTTCAAAGGCTGCTATGTAAGCAAACACCTTTGAGTTTCCTATCCATAAAATTTCAGAACCAAATAATTACTCATATTATGGCTCTAGCCTCTAGGCATCCACACACCATTATTCCCAGTGGGGTCTCTGTCCACCAAAATTGCTCcataataaaatagataatatatatttttaaatatttcttaatatatttttttaatgaaaaaaagggaaagtatAACATGAAAAATTTCAGGCGGAAATTACAGCAGTGCTTCAGGGGATTTAGGTGGCAAAGGAGAAAGGGGTTGATCTCCTACGGATTGAGTGTGATTCGAAATCAGAAGTTGAGAGTATTAATCATCGTCATATCCCTTGGCAGTTTTCATAATAATAGCTGTACTTGCATCATTATTTGACGTCTACACAATGGTatattttccattattttcgAGAAGTAAATTCAGTGGCTGATATCTTTGCTAAAAGGGCATCAAAATCTTTCAGAAGTGAAAATTGGGATATTTGCGCCCTCTTGTATCATCTCAGATCTGAATTAGGAGAGAGCTCAAAGGCCTAGAtatatgttttcctttttttttttttttttttttttttttttttctgcttctttCTTCAACTGATGGAAAGTGAAGGTTTGAAGTAATTCTTTGATTATATTGATGCCGTCTGAAATGCCTGGACATTAATtctgcttttattttatttttgggtaatttatagcgctaccccttagagaatgccatgATTAGAGGAACACCTCTGCAtaaccaaattatactcagacctcCTGCCGTTAGTCGATGTTAtgaaatataccttatatgctgatgtcagctagtatttattttttctaaataccaaaataccttGTGAAAGGAGAACTATTTAATATAACCTCTCATAACTCTCCATCTCCCAAATCAATATCCTATTCTTCATCCCCAAATCCATCATGATTTGAGAGCGTCAGCGATCTACCGTGAAGAGCAGTAGCAGTGGCAGCGGTAGCAACGACCAGCGACGAAGGATGTCTACGCAGTTGTTTCCCAAAATCGAAACAACTTCTTCCCCAAATTTCTGTTTCCAATTTCTCCTCTGTTTGTCGTCTTTTAGTGTtatatcttctccttcttcgctCGTTTGCCTTCAAgaagttttttgaattttggagcCATCGAGGTTCCTGCTGACAATCCTTGACCGTTGAAGGGGTTTCTAGAGATTTTAAAGGACGAAGAGCCGGCATGATTAAAGCTCACACTATCGGTACTGTTTATTTTATGTCACTTGGTATTTCCTTTATCATTTTTTCTGTTTGTTGTGAAAGGATTTAtgatgtttttatttgtttttttctttgaatttagGGCTTTCGTTTCCTTCCTGGTAATCCTAATGTGTGTTGTGGACTAGAAAAGAGAGCCCGATTTTACAATTTTagtaaaaacccaaaaataaaaaggaagaaaaacagaGCATGTACTCTGTAGTTGTAGCAGATTTTTCGATTCTTAATAATTAGAAACACCCAAAcaagaattaaaaaaaggaaacaattaAGGTTTTTTAGCTGTGCCTGACTTATTATGGTATTTcttcaatcaaaaaaaaaaaaaaataaaaaaaaatactgaaaagaCCAAGATGGTGCAATGGCCATGATGATGAATAGAAATTAAGCTCTATTTTCTGGCTTTTTACTCGGTAGCTTCTTGGGGTAAAGGATAAAGAGAAAGGGTATAACAATCATTTCAACTTCTCCCTTAAGAGTGACTGATGGCGAGGgtgtctgagtataatttggtgttACGTAAGAGGTGTTTCTCTGATAatgacattctctaggggtggcattgtaaattaccctttgttttaatatatactttattgatcattagcaaaaaaatataacaGAGAAACAAAATATCGAAACAAGAAATCAATGAAACATAAAAGCCGTTCctttattcaaaaaataaaaaataaaaaataaaaattaaaaaaataaaaaaccattcCAGTGTAGGGAAACCAGGCCACTTCCTTCAAAACATCTTTGATTGGTGCAGACTTAAATCCTATTTATTTCTATTGAAGATTTGATTCATACCCCCTTTCTCTTACTTGAACAATTACATTGGTGGAGGGATTAAAATGGGATTCTTGTTCATCTTCGAACTGAAAACTTCAGCTTCCTCAGTAGTCAGATTCAAAGTCACTTGAAGAACTTGTGGAGATAAAGTTTTCCACAGTGATGTCTTCCCAACCAAGTATTTGAAGAAAGGCCTGAGAGAAAACCATGTAAGATCGTTGGTGAGTTCGCGAGTtaaaatcattataaaaagaCTAATTCACTTAAAGTAGACTTACTGTGTTGAGGTGGTCATAGAAAACCACTCCATTCCTTCATTCCCTGCAACTGTAGAGACCACAAAGACAATTGGAACAACAAACAAATCACCATCCTTAACTGTTGTGTTCAAGACGCTTTCACTATCAATGCCAACAACCTCTACACGGCCACTGCCTTCGACAATATAGATCACTTGAACTGCTGGATCTGAAGAGAATTCTGGTGCAAACATTGCATTAGCATCAAGTCTTACATGCTTGACACTTAACCCAACTTCTTCCAATAATGGAAATTTCTCTCTTGATAAAACAACCAACTTTCCGCCATTCTCGACATAGACGTCGGGCAATGTAGCCTCAATGTTAAAGACCACTTCTTGTTTATCAGCCTTAGAAGGTTGAGGCATGTTGGTTCCTTCTTTAAGCTTGATAATTAAGACACCAGACTGGCTATTCACAAGCTTATTTGTATCTTCTTCATCTAAATCACAAGCTCCACTAACAAAATTGTTGGAGAAACCAGTGAAGATACCCTTAGCTCCAGCTAATAAGAAATATGTGAAATCGCCAGGACTGTGAGCCTTAGATGTGTCACCTAAGAATATTACAATCAATTTGGAGTCTCCATCGTTGAACCACCATGAAACAGCAGCAAGTGGTACAGGTATAATATCACCTTCCTCAATCTCTACCACCTTCTGTTCTGAAGCTTTGGGAAATATTATTCCAATTCTCCCCTTCCCTGTAAGAGTTGAAAATGGATCACAAGAAAAGAAGATTATCCAGTATAAATGCCCAACCCCAAGGGGTAGCAGAGTTGGCAAAGGACTTTCACCTCAAGAAGCGTATTTGTTCTAAGTTGGACTCCTTTTACCTCTTTAGGTCAGTCACAGAGGGTGTTTAATTAATGCACTCTGCACTTCTTTCCGTGAAAGTTGAATGACATGCGGTTatagggtcagtatggacccgctGGAGAAATCCGTcgctaagaaaaaaaaaaaatccattatacATGCCTACTACAATGGATAGGGAAAGTCTATATTGTTGTATCTAATCTCCATGGAATTCTTACAACCCATCTGAACATCTGGTATTGCAATTGTTCCTAATCAATAACTATTCTTTAAATTTATTGGGTTTTCTTTAAACCTCTactataaattaaataaatcctAAGAGATATTGATGATGATTTGATGAAAAAGGGAAATAGAGAATAAGAATTCCAAAGCCTGTAAATAGTTACCTTGAAGTACAATGGCAACCTTGGAGGAATCAGCATAGTGAGGTAAAGCTAGACCAAGGGGGTTTAGAACAAGCTTCCCTGCACCAACCTTGGCCTGGCTAAGTATGGGAAATTCAGCACTTAACCAGCTATAAGAAAATCCACCCTCTCCTTCAAAAATCTTCTGGGCAATCTTGGGTCCTAATTCTGACTCCATAGATGCCTCAGCTAAGGAAAATTGCAATATCGTGTGAGATATGAGCAGAATGAGTGGGAGGAGGTCCATGGATGCCTCTGCAAAGGAAAATTGCAATATCTTGTGGGATATGAGCAGAATGAGTGGGAgtgggagaggaagagaagtgGTTATTTCTGAAACTATTAGTCTCAATTTATAGATGTTGTGAGATGAAATAACAGCCATGTGCAGAAGCCAAACTCCAGACTCCAAAGTCCCAATTAACCAAAATATataaggctctgtttggttgccaaGGAGTTTTAAGGGAGTAAGAAGTGAAAAATTTAAAATCTGAATACGAAATTTTTGGAATAAATATCGAACATAATCTTGTATGAAATAGTTAaatgttttcattatttttgaaaattataatttttaatttatttttcaaatccaagGGATTGATACAAATTAAGATGTTTAGTAGCCAAAATGGAATAATTTGTAGCTATtgaaataattaaacaatcatGTGGGGTAGTGATTGCAAAATTTATACTTTTGGcttaaaatttcacttctttgcCTTTTACTTTTCCTTGCAAATGAAAGCAGCCAAAAGAAACTCCCGGAGAAAATACCTAGATGAGTGGGAAAGTAACAAATACCCTttgcaaaatataaaaaaaaaaaaaaaaaaaaaaaaaaaaaaaaccatgatcCTCTCTAGCATGCATCGGAGGACTGGTAGCACTTAGACACGTATTCTAGTGTTTTTCAACCATCATATGCTTGTTGGTGCAATGGCATGCTAAAGAGGATCTTActcagataatttttttttttccaaccgCCCACTAAAAGTCATAATGGCTCATAACTTTTGGGAAA is a window from the Macadamia integrifolia cultivar HAES 741 chromosome 5, SCU_Mint_v3, whole genome shotgun sequence genome containing:
- the LOC122080156 gene encoding glutelin type-D 1-like, whose translation is MAVISSHNIYKLRLIVSEITTSLPLPLPLILLISHKILQFSFAEASMDLLPLILLISHTILQFSLAEASMESELGPKIAQKIFEGEGGFSYSWLSAEFPILSQAKVGAGKLVLNPLGLALPHYADSSKVAIVLQGKGRIGIIFPKASEQKVVEIEEGDIIPVPLAAVSWWFNDGDSKLIVIFLGDTSKAHSPGDFTYFLLAGAKGIFTGFSNNFVSGACDLDEEDTNKLVNSQSGVLIIKLKEGTNMPQPSKADKQEVVFNIEATLPDVYVENGGKLVVLSREKFPLLEEVGLSVKHVRLDANAMFAPEFSSDPAVQVIYIVEGSGRVEVVGIDSESVLNTTVKDGDLFVVPIVFVVSTVAGNEGMEWFSMTTSTQPFFKYLVGKTSLWKTLSPQVLQVTLNLTTEEAEVFSSKMNKNPILIPPPM